Proteins found in one Streptococcus anginosus subsp. whileyi MAS624 genomic segment:
- the secE gene encoding preprotein translocase subunit SecE encodes MKFIKDTFQVLKDTTWPTRKQSWVDFISVMEYTAFFVVIIYLFDLLVTRGLVRLLNIF; translated from the coding sequence GTGAAATTCATTAAAGATACATTTCAAGTATTAAAAGATACAACTTGGCCAACTAGAAAGCAAAGCTGGGTAGATTTTATCTCAGTTATGGAATACACAGCTTTCTTTGTCGTCATTATTTATCTTTTTGACTTACTTGTCACAAGAGGTTTGGTACGATTGTTAAATATCTTTTAA
- the rpmG gene encoding 50S ribosomal protein L33, with product MALKKASLACTVCGSRNYSIKVSSTPKPKRLEVNKYCKHCSKYTIHKETR from the coding sequence ATGGCACTAAAAAAAGCGAGTCTGGCGTGCACGGTTTGTGGATCGAGAAACTATTCAATCAAAGTGAGTAGTACGCCAAAACCAAAACGTCTGGAAGTAAATAAATATTGTAAACATTGCAGTAAATACACGATTCATAAAGAAACTAGATAG
- the pbp2a gene encoding penicillin-binding protein PBP2A, whose translation MKKLNELFEKIVNHFKKDSPERKHQEVTEVEESEPHLSRSGKSRKKPISQHPFRRFWRRYHLTKIVLILGLGFGLVTGGYLFYVAKSTNVNDLQNALKATTSIYDKDGKKAGSLSGQKGTYVELSQISPNLQHAVIATEDRSFYKNSGINYGRFIMAILTAGRSGGGSTITQQLAKNAYLSQDQTIERKAKEFFLALELTKKYSKNQILTMYLNNSYFGNGVWGVEDASKKYFGVSASQLTLDQAATLAGMLKGPELYNPLASIKNATNRRNTVLQNMAAAGYISQNTANQAAANGLGSQLVDAYTGKSADYRYPSYFDAVINEAVRDYGLTEADIVNNGYRIYTELDQNYQASMQVIYDREDLFPQAADGTRAQSGSVALDPKTGGVRALVGQINSTSANFRSFNYATQSSRSPGSTIKPLAVYSPAVAAGWSINKELDNSTTTYGNYTVNNYGGIQSSPTVPMYQALAQSLNIPAVAAANELGLKKVFEYGKKFGLNMDKVDQTLGVALGSGVTTNPLQMAQAYSTFANNGVMNDAHLITKIENASGQVVKTHKSTSTRVLNRSTTEKMTSMMLGTFTNGTGVYAAPYGYDMAGKTGTTETDFNPDLSGDQWVIGYTPDVVISQWLGFPKTDENHYLTGTSANEASAIFRSVANSILPYTNGTKFGDENAYAKNGIAPVDTSGTNNTTNQSDNRSDVLKDVQDKAKNLVDQAKKAIDDAKISEKAQNLWDTVKSWFQ comes from the coding sequence ATGAAAAAATTAAATGAATTATTTGAAAAAATAGTGAATCATTTTAAAAAGGACAGTCCTGAGCGCAAGCATCAAGAGGTGACAGAAGTTGAAGAATCTGAGCCACATTTGAGCCGGTCTGGAAAAAGCCGAAAAAAGCCAATTTCTCAGCATCCATTTCGTCGATTTTGGCGTCGCTATCACCTGACGAAGATTGTTTTGATTCTGGGACTTGGTTTTGGCTTGGTGACAGGAGGTTATCTCTTTTATGTTGCCAAATCTACTAATGTGAATGATTTGCAGAATGCTTTGAAAGCAACGACATCTATTTATGATAAGGACGGCAAAAAAGCTGGAAGTTTGTCAGGGCAAAAGGGAACTTACGTAGAATTGTCCCAGATTAGCCCGAACTTACAACATGCCGTCATTGCGACAGAAGACCGTTCTTTTTATAAAAATAGTGGGATTAACTACGGTCGTTTTATCATGGCGATTTTGACTGCGGGACGTTCTGGCGGTGGATCCACCATTACGCAGCAATTAGCCAAAAATGCTTACCTATCTCAGGATCAGACTATTGAGCGGAAAGCAAAGGAATTTTTCCTTGCCTTGGAATTAACCAAGAAATATAGTAAGAATCAGATTCTCACCATGTACCTCAACAATTCTTACTTTGGAAATGGTGTATGGGGCGTAGAAGATGCCTCTAAAAAGTATTTCGGAGTATCTGCTAGCCAACTGACACTAGATCAAGCAGCTACCTTAGCAGGAATGCTTAAAGGACCGGAACTATATAATCCGCTTGCTTCTATCAAAAATGCAACCAATCGGCGCAATACCGTTCTGCAAAATATGGCAGCAGCAGGTTATATCAGTCAAAATACTGCGAACCAAGCAGCAGCAAATGGTTTGGGCAGTCAATTGGTAGATGCTTACACAGGAAAATCAGCAGATTATCGTTATCCGTCTTACTTTGATGCGGTTATCAATGAAGCAGTTCGAGATTATGGCTTAACAGAAGCTGATATTGTCAATAACGGCTACCGTATTTACACAGAGCTAGACCAAAATTACCAAGCTAGCATGCAAGTCATCTATGATCGCGAAGATTTATTCCCGCAAGCAGCAGACGGCACCAGAGCCCAATCGGGTAGCGTAGCGCTTGATCCTAAAACGGGAGGTGTTCGCGCACTTGTTGGGCAAATCAATAGTACCAGTGCCAATTTCAGAAGTTTTAACTATGCCACACAATCTTCAAGAAGTCCTGGCTCGACTATTAAGCCCTTGGCGGTTTACAGCCCTGCAGTTGCAGCAGGTTGGTCCATCAATAAAGAATTGGATAATAGTACAACAACGTATGGAAATTATACCGTGAATAACTATGGTGGGATTCAATCCAGTCCGACTGTGCCAATGTATCAGGCTTTAGCGCAATCCTTAAATATTCCAGCGGTTGCTGCTGCTAATGAATTGGGACTGAAAAAAGTTTTTGAATATGGTAAAAAATTTGGCTTGAATATGGATAAAGTGGATCAGACTCTTGGGGTGGCTCTCGGCAGTGGCGTAACAACCAATCCGCTACAAATGGCACAAGCCTACTCGACTTTTGCCAATAATGGTGTTATGAATGATGCTCATTTGATTACCAAAATCGAAAATGCTAGTGGACAAGTAGTCAAAACTCATAAATCAACTTCAACGCGAGTGCTTAACCGCTCAACAACAGAAAAAATGACCAGTATGATGCTGGGAACATTTACCAATGGTACCGGTGTTTATGCTGCTCCTTACGGCTATGACATGGCTGGGAAGACAGGAACGACAGAGACTGACTTTAACCCAGATTTATCAGGAGACCAATGGGTTATTGGTTACACGCCAGATGTGGTGATTAGTCAGTGGTTAGGTTTTCCAAAGACAGATGAAAATCATTATCTGACAGGCACCAGTGCCAATGAAGCTTCAGCTATTTTCCGAAGTGTGGCAAATAGTATCCTACCGTACACAAATGGTACGAAGTTCGGTGATGAAAATGCCTATGCAAAAAATGGTATTGCACCGGTTGATACGAGTGGTACAAATAACACTACGAATCAAAGTGACAATCGTTCAGATGTTTTGAAAGATGTGCAGGATAAAGCTAAGAACTTGGTTGACCAAGCTAAAAAAGCAATTGACGATGCTAAGATTTCTGAAAAAGCACAGAATCTTTGGGACACGGTTAAGAGTTGGTTCCAATAG